In a genomic window of Hymenobacter chitinivorans DSM 11115:
- a CDS encoding M16 family metallopeptidase: MSDYDLYELPNGIRVLHKQVLHTKIAHCGFLLDIGSRDEKLHQLGLAHFWEHMAFKGTEKRKSFHILNRLETVGGELNAYTTKEKICFYASLLSTHFERAFELLTDLTFNSVFPEKEIEKERGVILEEMSMYQDAPEDAIVDDFDDVIFPNHSLGHNILGTRESVSSFQQQDFYRFLADNVRTDRLAFSSVSNLPFKEVKRLADKYLAPISAKLGARPRTPFTAFQQVEQVERKPINQAHCIIGGPAYAIGDARRIPFFMLNNLLGGPGMNSRLNLAVREKYGLVYTIDSTYSPYTDTGLFGIYFGTEKKQVARTISLVNKELKLLREKTLTTNQLHVVKEQLMGQLAMSEESNSGMMQLLGKSTLDLDRVESINEVFAQIRQITAEQLRDLANDVLREDNLSMLQYLPE, translated from the coding sequence ATGTCTGATTACGACCTCTACGAGTTGCCCAACGGCATTCGGGTTCTTCATAAACAAGTACTGCACACCAAGATTGCGCACTGCGGCTTCCTACTGGACATTGGCTCCCGCGACGAGAAGCTGCACCAGCTCGGGCTGGCCCACTTCTGGGAGCACATGGCTTTCAAGGGCACCGAAAAGCGCAAGAGCTTTCATATCCTGAACCGCCTCGAAACCGTGGGTGGGGAGCTGAACGCTTATACTACTAAGGAGAAAATCTGCTTTTACGCTTCCCTGCTCAGCACCCACTTCGAGCGGGCCTTCGAGCTGCTGACCGACCTGACCTTCAACTCGGTGTTTCCCGAAAAGGAAATCGAGAAGGAGCGCGGCGTGATTCTGGAGGAAATGAGCATGTACCAGGACGCCCCCGAAGACGCCATTGTGGACGACTTCGACGACGTGATTTTCCCCAACCATTCCCTGGGCCACAATATCCTGGGCACCCGCGAGAGTGTGTCGAGCTTTCAGCAGCAGGATTTCTACCGGTTTCTGGCCGACAACGTGCGCACCGACCGGCTGGCGTTCAGCTCGGTGAGCAACCTGCCCTTCAAGGAAGTAAAGCGCCTGGCCGATAAGTACCTGGCCCCGATTTCGGCCAAGCTCGGGGCCCGGCCCCGCACGCCGTTCACCGCCTTTCAGCAGGTAGAGCAAGTGGAGCGCAAGCCCATCAACCAGGCGCACTGCATCATCGGGGGGCCGGCTTACGCCATTGGCGACGCCCGCCGGATTCCGTTTTTCATGCTGAATAACCTGCTCGGCGGCCCGGGCATGAACTCCCGCCTCAACCTGGCCGTGCGCGAAAAGTACGGCCTGGTCTACACCATCGACTCGACTTACAGCCCCTACACCGACACGGGCTTGTTCGGCATTTACTTCGGCACCGAGAAAAAGCAGGTGGCCCGTACCATTTCGCTGGTCAACAAGGAGCTCAAGCTGCTGCGCGAAAAGACCCTGACCACCAACCAGCTGCACGTAGTAAAGGAGCAACTGATGGGCCAGCTGGCCATGTCGGAGGAAAGCAACAGCGGCATGATGCAGCTGCTGGGCAAGAGTACCCTGGATTTGGACCGGGTGGAATCCATCAACGAGGTCTTCGCCCAAATCCGCCAAATTACCGCCGAGCAGCTCCGCGACCTGGCCAACGATGTGCTGCGCGAAGACAACTTAAGCATGCTGCAGTACCTGCCGGAATAG